The Conger conger chromosome 15, fConCon1.1, whole genome shotgun sequence genome contains a region encoding:
- the nudt19 gene encoding nucleoside diphosphate-linked moiety X motif 19, with the protein MNTGLKYWKEAATVILAARTGCTNVRHVVDSLKTSEIASTNLAKSDMTHKTFDYDPFDFEVLLLKRSGKSGFMPNAYVFPGGVVEPSDFSSDWLETFKSFRHWPHFGLGFVKQAPETRPVIFATDRLKLGSTIPSAVALRICAIRETFEESGILLVVPKSEEHNVNDQHHRGNNISTSLTRLNELCDKGELARWRSLVTENPLNFIRMCRELDCMPNIWAMHEWGNWLTPIGLKTKRRYDTAFFICCLQEVPHTLQDEKEVIHFKWSSPPEVLRGYPAREHFIALPQIYELGRMCQFPQLRDLHSFSRTRAAEGCEQFLPVRLVSTDCHVFLLPGDDLYPENVELLEERGADLSTEKRFELLQQESSALHRMACFDAYTVTVHMSITPKYKHLPPKYKHLPPTGDPPEPSASGLKSQL; encoded by the exons ATGAACACAGGATTGAAGTATTGGAAGGAGGCTGCGACAGTCATTCTAGCTGCTAGGACTGGATGTACTAACGTTAGACATGTTGTCGACAGTCTGAAAACAAGTGAAATCGCTTCGACTAACCTTGCTAAATCGGACATGACACACAAGACTTTTGATTATGACCCTTTTGATTTTGAGGTGTTGTTGCTGAAGCGAAGTGGCAAAAGTGGGTTTATGCCAAATGCTTACGTTTTCCCCGGAGGTGTGGTTGAGCCCTCAGATTTTTCCAGCGATTGGCTTGAGACATTTAAATCGTTCCGACACTGGCCACATTTTGGTTTGGGGTTTGTCAAACAAGCGCCGGAGACGAGACCGGTCATTTTTGCTACTGACAGACTAAAACTTGGTTCTACCATTCCGAGTGCTGTAGCTTTGAGAATCTGTGCCATACGAGAGACCTTTGAAGAGTCAGGAATACTTCTGGTTGTTCCTAAAAGCGAGGAGCATAATGTTAATGACCAGCACCATCGTGGAAACAATATTTCGACTTCGCTCACAAGGCTAAATGAGCTGTGCGATAAGGGCGAACTGGCTAGGTGGAGGTCTTTGGTAACAGAGAATCCTCTTAATTTCATCCGTATGTGTAGAGAACTGGACTGTATGCCCAATATATGGGCCATGCATGAGTGGGGTAACTGGTTGACACCCATAGGACTCAAGACGAAACGGAGATACGACACTGCATTTTTCATCTGCTGCTTGCAGGAGGTCCCACATACCCTTCAAGATGAAAAGGAGGTCATACACTTTAAG TGGTCCAGTCCGCCTGAGGTGCTGCGGGGCTACCCGGCTCGGGAGCACTTTATAGCGCTACCACAGATCTATGAACTGGGCCGAATGTGTCAGTTTCCACAGCTGCGCGACCTGCACAGCTTTTCCCGCACGAGAGCCGCGGAGGGCTGTGAGCAGTTTCTGCCTGTGCGACTGGTCTCCACCGACTGTCACGTGTTCCTCCTGCCCG GTGATGATCTGTACCCTGAGAATGTGGAGCTGTTGGAGGAAAGAGGAGCGGACCTGAGCACAGAGAAGCGTTTTGAGCTGCTGCAGCAGGAGAGCTCGGCTCTGCATCGCATGGCGTGCTTCGACGCGTACACCGTCACCGTGCACATGAGCATCACGCCCAAGTACAAACATCTACCGCCCAAGTACAAACATCTACCGCCCACCGGAGACCCTCCTGAGCCCAGCGCGTCAGGACTCAAGAGCCAGctctga